From one Helicoverpa zea isolate HzStark_Cry1AcR chromosome 10, ilHelZeax1.1, whole genome shotgun sequence genomic stretch:
- the LOC124633670 gene encoding oxidoreductase UcpA-like, translating to MSFINKVVLVTGAGSGIGEAICLHFAKLSARLSLVDKDAGNLKKTAEICEKLSRAKVLTTVADLRIDTQVKEAVENTKKQFGKIDVVINCAGIYKPASIFDANLIEVYDDILSSNLRSIVSMTNCVAEELAKTNGNIINVSSVSGAFKCALYKASAGALDHFTASVALELASKGVRINSIAPGVVKTSILANAGVDQEEREALWNEASSSPLNKLVKTEDVVELAAFLASDKAKAMTGCTYPVDAGLALA from the coding sequence atgagttttataaataaagtagtTCTAGTGACTGGCGCCGGTTCCGGCATAGGAGAAGCTATATGTTTACATTTTGCCAAATTATCCGCAAGACTGTCACTCGTTGACAAAGACGCAGGAAATTTAAAGAAAACAGCGGAAATTTGCGAAAAACTAAGCCGAGCTAAAGTTCTCACGACGGTTGCTGATTTACGTATAGACACGCAAGTCAAAGAAGCAGTGGAAAACACCAAGAAACAATTTGGCAAGATTGATGTTGTAATTAATTGTGCTGGGATTTACAAACCTGCCAGTATATTTGATGCCAACTTGATTGAAGTATACGATGACATATTATCAAGTAATTTGAGATCCATAGTTTCCATGACTAATTGTGTCGCCGAAGAACTAGCCAAGACCAAtggcaatattataaatgtttcaAGTGTATCAGGAGCCTTTAAATGTGCTTTATATAAAGCGTCCGCTGGTGCCCTGGATCACTTTACTGCATCTGTGGCATTGGAGTTGGCTTCCAAAGGGGTTCGCATTAATTCTATTGCACCGGGTGTTGTTAAGACAAGTATACTGGCAAACGCCGGTGTTGACCAAGAAGAAAGAGAAGCATTATGGAATGAAGCCTCTTCCTCTCCTTTGAATAAACTGGTGAAAACTGAAGATGTAGTTGAGTTGGCTGCGTTTTTAGCCAGTGACAAAGCTAAAGCCATGACTGGTTGCACCTACCCAGTTGATGCCGGATTAGCTTTAGCATAA